A stretch of the Salminus brasiliensis chromosome 23, fSalBra1.hap2, whole genome shotgun sequence genome encodes the following:
- the cdc34b gene encoding cell division cycle 34 homolog (S. cerevisiae) b — MAQHSSPHVASSQKALMLEMKSLQEEPVEGFKITLVDEADLYNWEVAIFGPPNTLYEGGYFKARIKFPIDYPYSPPAFRFLTKMWHPNIYENGDVCISILHPPVDDPQSGELPSERWNPTQNVRTILLSVISLLNEPNTFSPANVDASVMYRKWRDSKAKDREYAEIIRKQVMATKAEAERDGVKVPTTLAEYCVRTRAPATDEGSDLFYDDYYDDEDLEDDNDEDCCYDEDDSGNEES, encoded by the exons ATGGCTCAGCACAGTAGTCCTCACGTCGCGAGTTCGCAAAAAGCCTTAATGCTGGAGATGAAAAGTCTTCAAGAGGAGCCAGTCGAAGGCTTCAAAATAACGCTGGTGGACGAGGCAGATTTGTACAACTGGGAAGTAGCCATTTTCGGACCTCCAAACACACTCTACGAAGGTGGTTATTTCAAG GCACGCATCAAGTTTCCTATCGACTACCCCTACTCCCCACCTGCCTTCAGATTCCTCACCAAGATGTGGCACCCCAACATCTATGAG AATGGTGACGTGTGCATCTCAATCCTTCACCCTCCAGTAGATGACCCTCAGAGTGGAGAGCTGCCCTCAGAGAGGTGGAATCCTACACAGAATGTCAG gaCAATCCTACTGAGTGTCATATCCCTGTTGAACGAGCCCAACACTTTCTCTCCTGCTAACGTTGATGCATCGGTCATGTATCGCAAATGGAGAGACAGCAAGGCGAAGGACAGGGAGTATGCAGAGATCATTCG gaaGCAGGTTATGGCCACTAAAGCAGAAGCAGAACGGGACGGTGTGAAAGTTCCCACCACACTGGCAGAGTACTGCGTGCGCACACGCGCCCCAGCGACTGACGAGGGCTCTGATTTGTTTTACGACGATTACTATGACGACGAGGACTTGGAGGATGATAATGACGAGGACTGTTGCTACGACGAAGACGACTCAGGAAATGAGGAATCGTGA
- the abhd17aa gene encoding abhydrolase domain containing 17A, depalmitoylase a, whose translation MNGLSVSELCGLFCCPPCPSRIAAKLAFLPPEPTYSLLPDLDSTPAVASNLGAPGLRSRLGGGGAGGGGAFGDRGGEGRWKLHLSERAEFQYSQRELDGTEVFLTRSSRGNKVGCMYIRCAPSARFTVLFSHGNAVDLGQMSSFYIGLGTRINCNIFSYDYSGYGASTGKPSEKNLYADIDAAWHALRTRYGISPENIILYGQSIGTVPTVDLASRYECAAVVLHSPLTSGMRVAFPDTKKTYCFDAFPNIEKVSKITSPVLIIHGTEDEVIDFSHGLALFERCPKAVEPLWVEGAGHNDIELYSQYLERLRRFITQEVAAQYT comes from the exons ATGAACGGCTTGTCCGTCAGCGAATTGTGCGGCCTGTTTTGCTGCCCTCCATGTCCGAGCCGGATTGCGGCGAAGCTGGCCTTCCTGCCTCCGGAGCCCACTTACAGCCTACTGCCAGACCTGGACTCTACCCCCGCTGTGGCCTCCAACCTGGGGGCCCCAGGGTTACGATCCCGATTGGGTGGAGGTGGAGCAGGAGGTGGGGGAGCATTTGGTGACCGAGGTGGAGAGGGCAGGTGGAAGCTTCATTTGTCCGAGCGAGCAGAATTCCAGTATTCCCAACGGGAGCTGGATGGAACCGAGGTGTTCCTCACCCGCTCCAGTCGAGGGAACAAAGTGGGATGCATGTACATCCGCTGTGCCCCCTCAGCCAG GTTCACTGTGCTGTTCTCCCATGGTAATGCTGTGGATCTGGGTCAGATGAGCAGCTTCTACATTGGGCTGGGCACCCGCATCAACTGCAACATCTTCTCCTATGACTACTCTGGGTACGGAGCCAGCACAGGGAAGCCATCCGAGAAGAACCTCTATGCAGACATAGACGCGGCCTGGCACGCGCTGCGCACAAG ATATGGCATCAGCCCTGAGAACATAATCCTCTATGGTCAGAGTATTGGGACAGTGCCCACAGTGGACCTGGCATCGCGGTATGAGTGTGCTGCTGTCGTACTTCACTCCCCACTCACCTCGGGCATGAGGGTGGCTTTCCCCGATACCAAGAAGACCTACTGCTTTGACGCCTTTCCAAA TATTGAGAAGGTGTCTAAGATCACGTCTCCGGTGTTGATCATCCATGGGACCGAGGACGAAGTCATTGATTTCTCTCACGGCCTTGCTCTGTTTGAGCGCTGTCCCAAAGCTGTGGAGCCACTGTGGGTGGAGGGAGCCGGCCACAACGACATCGAGCTCTACAGCCAGTACCTGGAGCGTCTGCGTCGTTTCATCACCCAGGAAGTGGCCGCCCAGTACACCTGA